One genomic region from Fictibacillus marinisediminis encodes:
- a CDS encoding ABC transporter permease produces MSRIFLVLIFLILYAPIFFLVFYSFNSGGTMYGFKGFTLDWYKELFQDSRLLIIVLNTLVIALLSSLFATIIGIFGALGIHSMKKRQTKNTLLSLNNVLIVSPDVIIGASFLILFTMAGVKLGMFSVLLSHIAFSIPIVVLMVLPKLSEMSPTLIDAARDLGASRWNVLTKVVLPYITPGIFAGFFMALTYSLDDFAVTFFVTGNGFTTLSVEIYSLARRGISLNVNALSTLLFLFTLVLVVVYYFISQRNKPNGWGVKK; encoded by the coding sequence ATGTCACGAATCTTTCTCGTGTTGATATTCCTTATCCTTTATGCACCGATCTTCTTTCTCGTGTTCTACTCGTTCAATAGCGGTGGAACGATGTACGGCTTCAAAGGCTTTACACTCGATTGGTACAAGGAGCTCTTTCAGGATTCACGCTTGCTGATCATCGTGCTGAATACGTTAGTGATTGCCCTTCTTTCCTCTTTATTTGCAACCATTATCGGAATTTTCGGAGCACTGGGCATCCACAGCATGAAGAAACGGCAGACGAAAAACACGCTGCTGTCACTGAACAACGTGCTGATCGTCAGTCCGGACGTTATTATTGGTGCCTCCTTCCTCATCCTGTTCACGATGGCAGGAGTGAAGCTTGGCATGTTTTCCGTCTTGCTCTCACATATCGCGTTCAGTATTCCGATCGTCGTTCTGATGGTCCTTCCCAAGCTGTCCGAGATGAGTCCGACGCTGATCGATGCAGCCAGAGATCTTGGAGCAAGCCGCTGGAATGTGTTGACCAAAGTTGTTCTGCCCTATATCACGCCTGGAATTTTTGCCGGCTTCTTTATGGCGCTTACGTACTCTCTGGATGATTTTGCGGTTACGTTCTTTGTTACCGGAAACGGTTTTACTACGCTTTCTGTTGAGATTTACTCGTTGGCCCGCCGTGGAATTTCGTTGAATGTCAACGCGCTGTCCACCCTCTTGTTCCTTTTTACACTCGTGCTTGTGGTTGTGTATTATTTCATATCTCAGCGCAACAAGCCGAACGGATGGGGGGTTAAAAAATGA
- a CDS encoding ABC transporter substrate-binding protein has product MRKLVHFFLAIILVSAVLFYTVSELNNSEGYSGRNTLTIYNWGDYIDPQLIKRFEKENGIKVIYETFDSNEAMLTKIEQGGTTYDIAIPSEYMIDKMRKEHLLIPLDHSKLPNLHYIDKRFMDLPFDEDNKYSVPYFWGTVGIVYNPKMLGGKKITSWNDLWDPGLRNKILLIDGAREVMGMGLNSIGYSLNDTNHAHLQKAKRKLDTLTPNIKGIVGDESRLLLENEEASIGLVWSGVASEIMSENKNLEYAVPKEGSNLWFDNMVIPKTAKNKKAAHKFINFMLDPKIAAKNAEYVNYSTPNKKALSYMPKETVNDERFYPSPQLTEKLEVYQNLGKKNLAYYNELFLEFKMHRK; this is encoded by the coding sequence ATGAGGAAGCTTGTCCATTTTTTCCTGGCGATCATTCTTGTTTCTGCGGTTCTCTTTTATACTGTTTCTGAGCTGAACAACTCAGAGGGATATTCAGGGCGGAATACCCTGACGATCTACAACTGGGGCGATTATATTGATCCCCAGCTGATCAAACGGTTTGAAAAAGAAAACGGCATTAAAGTCATCTATGAAACGTTTGATTCGAATGAAGCGATGCTGACAAAGATTGAGCAAGGCGGGACTACGTATGATATCGCGATTCCGTCTGAATACATGATCGATAAAATGAGGAAGGAGCATCTGCTCATTCCTCTCGACCATTCCAAGCTTCCTAATCTGCATTATATCGATAAGCGATTCATGGACCTCCCGTTTGATGAAGACAATAAATATTCTGTTCCTTATTTCTGGGGTACAGTCGGCATCGTCTATAATCCAAAAATGCTCGGCGGCAAGAAGATTACGAGCTGGAACGATTTATGGGATCCCGGCCTTCGAAACAAGATTCTTCTGATCGACGGAGCCCGCGAAGTGATGGGCATGGGACTCAACAGCATCGGTTATTCCCTGAATGATACGAATCATGCCCACCTTCAGAAGGCAAAAAGAAAACTGGATACTCTGACACCGAATATCAAAGGCATCGTTGGAGATGAGAGCAGACTGCTGCTTGAAAATGAAGAAGCTTCAATCGGGCTTGTCTGGTCCGGGGTCGCTTCAGAAATCATGAGCGAAAACAAGAACTTAGAATATGCTGTTCCTAAGGAAGGCTCCAACTTGTGGTTCGACAATATGGTCATCCCGAAAACAGCAAAAAATAAAAAAGCGGCACACAAGTTCATCAACTTTATGCTTGATCCAAAGATAGCAGCTAAAAATGCAGAATACGTCAACTATTCAACGCCAAACAAAAAAGCTCTATCTTACATGCCGAAAGAAACCGTGAACGATGAACGCTTTTACCCGTCGCCTCAGCTGACTGAAAAGCTTGAGGTATACCAGAACCTTGGGAAAAAGAATCTGGCGTACTATAACGAGCTGTTCTTGGAATTTAAAATGCACCGCAAATAA
- a CDS encoding aspartate/glutamate racemase family protein, producing the protein MKTIGLIGGMSWESTAEYYRKINEEVKNRLGGLHSAECLLYSIDFEEIERCQAAGDWESAGKILGNVAGSLEKAGADFIVICTNTMHIVINDIQKKIHIPILHIADATAFQIQKSKIKNVGLLGTKYTMEQDFYKSRIESQGIHVFVPDKEDRERINQVIYEELCLGEIKQSSKDYYKEVINRLVASGAEGIILGCTEIGLLVKPEDSEVPLFDTALIHATEAVNMSLGDT; encoded by the coding sequence ATGAAAACGATCGGTTTAATTGGTGGAATGAGCTGGGAATCCACCGCAGAATATTACCGGAAAATAAATGAAGAAGTTAAAAACAGATTAGGTGGTTTGCATTCAGCAGAGTGCCTGTTATACAGCATAGATTTTGAAGAGATTGAACGCTGTCAGGCAGCAGGCGACTGGGAAAGTGCCGGAAAAATCCTGGGGAATGTTGCTGGGTCCTTAGAAAAAGCAGGCGCCGATTTCATTGTGATCTGTACGAACACCATGCATATAGTAATCAATGATATACAGAAAAAAATACATATACCCATACTGCATATTGCTGACGCCACAGCTTTTCAAATTCAAAAATCAAAAATAAAAAACGTAGGATTACTTGGCACTAAATATACGATGGAACAGGATTTCTACAAATCACGAATAGAGTCTCAAGGTATTCATGTCTTTGTGCCAGACAAAGAGGATAGGGAAAGAATTAATCAAGTTATTTATGAAGAGTTATGTTTAGGGGAGATTAAGCAATCATCAAAGGATTATTATAAAGAGGTTATTAATCGATTGGTTGCTTCTGGAGCAGAAGGGATTATTTTGGGCTGTACAGAGATCGGATTACTCGTAAAACCAGAAGATTCAGAAGTGCCATTATTTGATACAGCTTTAATACATGCAACTGAAGCGGTTAATATGTCTTTAGGAGATACGTGA
- a CDS encoding AAA family ATPase: MVKNPSKIHIIGSVGSGKTTLARTLSSRLNVPYIELDNVVWKRSKPEDIRRSDVERDKYLNDIISSDQWIVEGVHHTWVKPSFQNADVIIFLDTDYSKRTIRIIKSSFIKN, translated from the coding sequence ATGGTTAAAAATCCAAGTAAGATACATATTATTGGTTCAGTAGGAAGCGGGAAAACAACGTTAGCAAGGACACTTTCTTCTCGTTTAAATGTTCCGTACATTGAACTGGACAACGTCGTATGGAAAAGGAGCAAGCCTGAAGATATAAGAAGAAGTGATGTAGAGAGGGATAAGTATCTGAATGATATCATTTCCTCTGACCAATGGATTGTAGAGGGAGTTCATCATACTTGGGTGAAGCCAAGTTTTCAAAATGCTGATGTTATTATCTTCTTAGATACTGATTATTCTAAACGAACTATTAGAATTATTAAAAGTTCGTTTATCAAAAATTAA
- a CDS encoding DUF3977 family protein produces the protein MFIRGNKFYSLYFRIWMAKTVFILVSKEGFKTGKKNRNAFKIIIGMVSY, from the coding sequence GTGTTCATTAGGGGGAATAAATTTTATTCTCTTTATTTCCGGATCTGGATGGCTAAAACCGTGTTTATTCTTGTCTCGAAAGAAGGATTCAAAACAGGGAAGAAAAACCGCAATGCTTTTAAAATAATAATAGGGATGGTTAGTTATTAA
- a CDS encoding M14 family zinc carboxypeptidase, whose amino-acid sequence MGIKKQAAAGLIGLSILGAPYAALAESPGKAPVKWHNVNTFETQTEKDGSLFNSENYSFTKYSKIGQQLLKIQKQSHRMTVTKYGKSANGRDMYVVTIADQKAKGQLGFYKKLRKEMFKNPEKAQAFIDKHPDVKVPVMINGSIHGTEFAGSDAVLQLIERFAKNNDKDTKQILKNQILIFNVVANPDGRIDATRFNGNGIDLNRDFITQSQPETQAMVSLIKEWNPMVFLDLHGYVKDYGGPDKPGLIEPCTPPHNPNYEYDLFSKWAMNQAKAMESEIVSNRKDYKNTNTSTSKVDYQNMTGAYIPQRDDTAGWDDYPPIFTPMYAMYHGSYGYTLETPTNDWDGVKWHYDAVMGALSYASEHKTSMVKDQIEVFKRGINFDHPFHKKGFFPKAYILPSDPKDATATEKAVSHLMKNDIEVSKSKKAFNFNGKTYPAGTYIVNMSQAKAGLANTMLWDGEDITDDTPAMYDISAWSLPELWGFEAIQVPADSKIIFSLQEVRKTHDEGKLIGKGPYKIPNTSVKSVELANKLINRGYAVQRGTDGSFYIKSRVNHDLMQFVRKSGLIVKSAAIPNQAQNVKQLHVTILKDGGMGKTQSHSGTKLALERLGFNVRELAPRDLAVQGLGNTDVFFYNGTSNLISYKNSKANAEFGLENEAQFQALKKNITDFVNGGGKYIAIGSGAASATKTLGLTNVTINKGNPDSNGIVRVDYNHSALTQGYNESDYGFVYGPVWYTNTDGYETAASFKNSSEFFMAGHWKNHQAAQGQAVIIKDQSKDVTLMGIEAGFRDHTDYLFRLLSNAVYSK is encoded by the coding sequence ATGGGAATTAAGAAACAGGCAGCAGCAGGGCTGATCGGACTCAGTATTCTGGGAGCACCATATGCGGCATTGGCAGAATCACCTGGTAAAGCACCAGTTAAATGGCACAATGTCAATACTTTTGAAACTCAAACTGAAAAAGACGGAAGCCTATTCAACAGCGAGAACTATAGCTTTACGAAATACTCAAAGATCGGCCAGCAGCTTTTGAAGATTCAGAAGCAAAGCCATCGGATGACGGTCACCAAGTACGGGAAATCAGCAAACGGCCGGGATATGTATGTGGTCACGATCGCTGACCAAAAAGCAAAAGGGCAATTAGGATTTTACAAGAAACTGAGAAAAGAGATGTTTAAGAATCCCGAAAAAGCTCAAGCCTTTATTGACAAGCATCCGGACGTCAAGGTGCCTGTCATGATCAACGGATCCATCCACGGAACCGAGTTTGCTGGATCAGATGCCGTACTTCAGCTCATTGAACGGTTTGCGAAAAACAACGACAAAGACACAAAGCAGATCCTCAAGAATCAGATCCTTATCTTTAATGTAGTGGCCAACCCGGATGGGCGGATCGACGCTACTCGTTTTAACGGCAATGGCATTGATTTAAACCGCGACTTTATTACCCAATCCCAGCCGGAAACTCAAGCGATGGTCTCCCTGATTAAAGAGTGGAACCCGATGGTGTTTCTCGACCTTCATGGTTATGTGAAGGATTATGGCGGTCCGGATAAACCGGGGCTGATCGAGCCGTGTACGCCGCCTCATAATCCAAACTATGAGTATGACCTTTTCTCCAAGTGGGCGATGAACCAGGCGAAAGCGATGGAGTCTGAAATCGTCAGCAACCGTAAAGACTATAAGAACACGAATACTTCTACATCAAAAGTAGATTACCAGAACATGACGGGTGCCTACATACCGCAGAGGGATGACACGGCAGGCTGGGATGATTATCCGCCGATCTTTACACCGATGTATGCCATGTATCACGGATCCTACGGATATACGCTTGAGACGCCGACCAACGACTGGGATGGTGTGAAGTGGCATTATGATGCAGTGATGGGAGCTTTAAGTTACGCCAGCGAGCATAAAACCAGCATGGTGAAAGACCAGATTGAAGTCTTTAAGCGGGGCATCAACTTTGATCATCCATTCCATAAAAAAGGATTCTTCCCGAAAGCCTATATCCTGCCTTCTGATCCTAAAGATGCTACGGCAACAGAAAAAGCAGTCAGCCATCTCATGAAAAATGATATTGAAGTAAGCAAATCAAAAAAAGCGTTCAATTTTAATGGCAAGACCTATCCTGCCGGTACGTACATCGTGAACATGAGCCAGGCGAAAGCGGGACTGGCCAACACGATGCTTTGGGATGGAGAAGACATTACGGACGATACTCCAGCCATGTATGACATCTCAGCCTGGAGCCTTCCTGAGCTATGGGGATTTGAGGCTATCCAGGTGCCAGCTGACAGCAAGATTATTTTCTCCTTGCAAGAGGTAAGGAAGACACATGATGAGGGCAAGCTCATCGGGAAAGGGCCATACAAAATTCCGAACACATCGGTAAAATCAGTTGAACTTGCGAACAAGCTGATCAACAGAGGCTACGCAGTCCAACGCGGGACAGACGGTTCTTTTTACATTAAAAGCAGAGTGAACCATGATCTTATGCAATTCGTCAGAAAGTCTGGACTGATCGTCAAAAGTGCTGCCATTCCTAATCAAGCCCAAAACGTAAAACAGCTGCATGTCACCATTTTAAAAGATGGAGGAATGGGCAAAACTCAGTCCCACTCCGGAACAAAGCTTGCCCTTGAACGGCTGGGCTTTAACGTGAGAGAACTCGCACCAAGAGATCTCGCAGTTCAAGGACTTGGCAATACTGATGTATTTTTCTATAACGGAACATCCAATCTCATTTCCTATAAAAACAGCAAAGCAAACGCGGAGTTCGGATTGGAAAACGAAGCACAATTCCAAGCCTTGAAAAAGAACATTACTGATTTTGTTAATGGAGGCGGGAAGTATATCGCTATTGGTTCTGGAGCAGCAAGTGCCACAAAAACGCTTGGGCTGACCAATGTGACCATCAACAAAGGAAACCCTGACAGCAATGGGATTGTTCGAGTCGATTATAATCATAGCGCCCTGACTCAAGGCTACAATGAGAGTGATTACGGATTTGTATACGGCCCAGTTTGGTACACCAATACGGATGGTTATGAAACGGCAGCTTCTTTTAAAAACAGCAGCGAATTCTTTATGGCAGGGCATTGGAAAAATCACCAGGCCGCCCAGGGACAGGCTGTCATCATCAAGGACCAATCCAAGGACGTCACGCTTATGGGAATCGAAGCAGGCTTCAGGGATCATACCGATTATCTTTTCCGCCTGCTTTCCAATGCAGTTTACAGCAAATAG
- a CDS encoding alkaline phosphatase family protein, whose amino-acid sequence MDRLTDHLIVISFDCLSSLDFPMLQELPHFAELLQNGSYCKNVESIYPSVTYPCHATIVTGNFPNRHGVVNNTYLQPGRPSPDWHWHRRHIKGTTLYDEAKKAGMTTGALLWPVTAKAEMDYNMPEIFANRPWHHQIPVSLFNGSVNYQLEMNRRFGHIRKGLSQPSLDDFVLESTVHTIQTRKPQLLLVHFTDLDTNRHYHGFSSDEAMDALRRHDARLGRIVKALKESGIYDQSTIVALGDHSALDESIAIQPNIYFKEQGLITVNNRGKVTNWKAYCHSCDGSAYIYIRDNNDHDTKQKVQQWLQELSQDESSGVEQVLTGEEAGARGADAHCDFMLEARRGYYFKEALNGGFLHRITAEDVKAKRYTWGSHGYSPEKENYCTFFAAAGKGIVPNQAIPSMRLVDEGPTFARLLGLHLGNTDGAAVEGLLTL is encoded by the coding sequence ATGGACCGTCTTACCGATCATTTAATCGTTATCTCGTTCGACTGTCTTTCGTCACTGGACTTCCCTATGCTTCAGGAGCTTCCCCATTTTGCCGAACTCCTGCAGAATGGATCATATTGCAAGAATGTTGAATCAATCTATCCATCTGTCACCTACCCTTGCCATGCCACGATCGTTACCGGTAATTTTCCCAACAGGCATGGCGTTGTGAATAATACCTATCTTCAGCCTGGCCGGCCCTCCCCTGACTGGCATTGGCACCGACGGCATATTAAAGGCACAACCCTGTATGATGAAGCGAAGAAAGCGGGCATGACGACGGGAGCCCTTTTATGGCCGGTAACCGCCAAGGCTGAAATGGATTACAACATGCCAGAGATTTTCGCCAACCGTCCTTGGCACCATCAGATACCTGTCTCTCTTTTTAATGGAAGCGTCAACTATCAGCTCGAGATGAACCGCCGTTTTGGCCATATCCGAAAAGGGCTTAGTCAGCCTTCGCTTGATGATTTTGTCCTGGAATCAACCGTCCATACCATTCAAACAAGAAAACCGCAGCTCTTGCTCGTTCATTTTACCGATCTGGATACAAATCGACATTACCATGGCTTTTCTTCAGATGAAGCGATGGATGCACTCCGACGACACGACGCTCGGCTCGGCCGGATCGTAAAGGCTCTCAAGGAGAGCGGTATTTATGATCAATCGACCATTGTGGCACTCGGTGACCACAGTGCCCTCGATGAATCCATTGCCATCCAGCCTAATATCTACTTCAAGGAACAAGGACTAATTACCGTTAATAACAGAGGAAAAGTAACAAATTGGAAGGCATACTGCCATAGCTGCGACGGCTCGGCATATATATACATAAGAGACAACAATGATCATGACACAAAACAGAAGGTTCAACAATGGCTGCAGGAATTATCACAAGATGAAAGCAGCGGAGTTGAACAGGTATTAACTGGAGAAGAAGCCGGAGCCAGAGGTGCGGATGCGCATTGTGATTTTATGCTGGAGGCACGAAGGGGTTATTATTTTAAAGAAGCGCTGAACGGCGGCTTCCTGCATCGCATTACAGCTGAGGATGTGAAGGCAAAGCGATACACCTGGGGTTCCCATGGCTACTCGCCTGAAAAGGAAAACTACTGTACGTTCTTTGCAGCAGCAGGCAAGGGAATTGTCCCTAATCAGGCCATTCCGTCCATGCGCCTCGTGGATGAAGGACCAACATTTGCCCGTCTTCTTGGTCTTCATTTAGGGAATACAGACGGAGCGGCTGTTGAAGGATTATTAACGCTATAG
- a CDS encoding MFS transporter, with product MKRFSKEESSWMFYDWANSAYSIIITTAVFPLFYKAAAMKAGVSGADSTAYLGYTIAIATFILAMLGPILGTIADYQGMKKKFFTFFFALGVVSTAVLVFVPIQHWLLLLIIYTLTALGFNGALVFYDAFLIDITTEERMNRVSARGFGLGYIGSTIPFLISIAIIILAQKEVLPFSTAAASKIAFLITACWWALFTIPMFKNVHQKYYVEQEPSPVRNSFKRLGKTLREIKQYRSLFLFLLAYFFYIDGVGTIISMSTAYGTDLGISSTSLLIILFVTQVVAAPFAILYGRLAEKFTGKKMLYVGIAVYIIVCIYAYFLKTTLDFWILAMLVGTSQGGIQALSRAYFAKLVPKKNANEFFGFYNIFGKFASILGPLLVAVTAQVSGNSSSGVFSLILLFIIGMIILAYVPETRADAIDQFDEKKQTKIT from the coding sequence ATGAAGCGTTTCTCGAAGGAAGAAAGCAGCTGGATGTTTTATGATTGGGCTAACTCTGCGTATTCGATTATCATCACAACCGCTGTGTTTCCGCTTTTTTATAAAGCGGCCGCGATGAAAGCCGGTGTAAGTGGTGCTGATTCTACTGCGTACCTGGGCTATACGATTGCCATTGCGACCTTTATTCTGGCCATGCTTGGACCTATCCTCGGAACGATCGCGGACTATCAGGGAATGAAAAAGAAGTTCTTCACCTTCTTCTTTGCACTGGGTGTCGTCTCGACTGCTGTCCTTGTTTTTGTTCCAATTCAGCACTGGCTCCTGTTATTGATCATCTACACGCTCACAGCACTTGGATTTAACGGTGCTTTAGTTTTTTACGATGCGTTTCTTATCGACATCACGACGGAAGAACGGATGAACCGTGTTTCCGCCCGTGGATTTGGGTTAGGGTATATCGGTAGTACCATTCCTTTTCTCATCAGCATCGCCATCATTATTCTTGCTCAAAAAGAAGTGCTGCCCTTCTCTACTGCTGCCGCAAGCAAGATCGCCTTTCTTATTACCGCATGCTGGTGGGCTCTGTTTACGATCCCAATGTTTAAAAATGTTCATCAAAAATATTATGTTGAGCAGGAACCTTCTCCTGTAAGAAATAGCTTTAAACGCCTTGGCAAAACCCTAAGGGAAATCAAACAATATCGTTCTCTATTTCTTTTCTTACTCGCCTACTTCTTTTATATTGATGGAGTCGGCACCATTATTTCCATGTCGACCGCATACGGAACAGATTTGGGAATCAGTTCAACCAGTCTGCTCATCATTTTGTTTGTCACCCAGGTTGTTGCTGCACCATTTGCCATTCTGTACGGCAGACTTGCTGAAAAGTTTACAGGTAAAAAAATGTTGTACGTGGGAATTGCTGTTTATATCATTGTCTGCATTTATGCCTATTTCTTAAAAACAACGCTCGATTTTTGGATCCTGGCAATGCTGGTCGGAACGTCACAAGGAGGGATCCAGGCGTTAAGCCGTGCTTATTTTGCGAAGCTTGTACCGAAAAAGAACGCCAATGAATTTTTCGGATTTTACAACATCTTTGGAAAGTTTGCTTCCATACTTGGGCCATTGCTGGTCGCTGTCACCGCTCAGGTAAGCGGCAATTCAAGCAGCGGCGTGTTCAGCCTGATTCTGCTTTTTATTATCGGCATGATCATCCTCGCTTATGTCCCTGAGACAAGAGCAGATGCTATTGATCAGTTTGATGAAAAAAAGCAAACAAAAATAACATAA
- a CDS encoding YpzG family protein, with translation MSYKDHLDPHSGKFHHNWTRPKRSKSQVNGHTEMSQNNIILRSNAKAHHW, from the coding sequence ATGAGTTACAAAGATCATTTAGATCCCCACTCAGGTAAGTTTCACCACAATTGGACGCGGCCGAAACGTTCAAAATCTCAAGTAAATGGACATACTGAGATGTCTCAGAACAACATTATCTTGAGAAGCAACGCTAAAGCCCACCACTGGTAA
- a CDS encoding nucleoside 2-deoxyribosyltransferase, with amino-acid sequence MDPNTRTVRVFIASPFFDKEQLERIQRLENALTRNPYVSEFYSARFHQNQQYPWGSKGWRKVVFNLDLYYLRRADVVVVIHDYEGLCTDSGTAFELGYAFAFQKPIILIKEKTSVPNLMLIESLHAYLTKADDIASYDFLRMPPLSYEGPLI; translated from the coding sequence ATGGATCCTAACACCAGAACTGTGAGAGTATTTATCGCCAGTCCCTTCTTTGATAAGGAGCAGCTGGAACGAATTCAAAGGCTTGAGAATGCCTTAACCCGAAATCCATATGTCTCGGAATTCTATTCTGCCCGCTTCCACCAAAATCAGCAATATCCATGGGGATCCAAGGGATGGAGAAAAGTTGTTTTTAACCTTGATCTCTATTATCTGCGAAGAGCGGATGTAGTAGTTGTCATTCACGATTACGAAGGATTATGTACTGACAGCGGAACGGCATTCGAACTTGGCTATGCCTTTGCCTTTCAAAAACCGATCATCCTTATTAAAGAAAAAACAAGTGTGCCAAATCTTATGTTGATTGAGAGTCTCCATGCCTATTTGACGAAAGCCGACGATATTGCTTCGTATGATTTCCTGCGAATGCCGCCACTTTCATACGAAGGACCATTAATTTAA
- a CDS encoding metallophosphoesterase family protein produces MKVLKSLIMFFTIFSFAIPVTQAHAISGGESQDGGIGNSEHYLDQDSSMTADPKIKNIIYPLMSTPAIKKKGSSFTIQVDTQGKTPSGWGMKLQENTASQVDGEYALPVTKVEKGTSYWKDSSSIYNVTVTIPDDIPKKLYDLNISYSADGAPVSDEEPNSVKVVNEFKKDFRFIHLTDIHVGSPRNLAKPEDAAEAGFWTPDESKRWLYLQKTIREVNLLKPDFVVLTGDLMFGQMNPKEYIYEYKETYRMLKKFNVPVYVVPGNHDYYAQDATLTDGAKYWEQYFGPQYFSFDYGPYAHMIGYNSFDWDKFDRQGHGSVSVPTWGGQVRQQQVDWIKNDLAKNAETADAEQIKGLFSHHNPLWRDRDIWPSSDSQVADYWKNYDAKHDPQNLTTLLQGEVLGQKYDQQWHGEGAQQMIDLMKQYHVNLSLHGHTHIDNITKKDGILYSTTSSIELTGQPWVGYRIFQKNPASPDFSSYIYEGTERSTPVYQNGNTAAGTVSFEANYTQPNDGTQGKQTVTAVNRLNKEVTLNIPLYMKPGIYSSTEGEITESKAYGLKQWMEVKVTVPANSSKDVTIQAK; encoded by the coding sequence ATGAAAGTTTTGAAATCACTTATCATGTTTTTTACCATATTTTCTTTCGCTATTCCTGTTACTCAAGCTCATGCCATAAGCGGCGGTGAGAGCCAGGATGGAGGGATTGGAAATTCAGAGCACTATCTTGATCAGGATTCCAGCATGACAGCAGATCCCAAAATTAAAAACATCATCTATCCGCTGATGTCTACACCAGCCATTAAGAAAAAAGGCAGCAGTTTCACTATACAAGTGGATACACAAGGGAAAACACCTTCAGGATGGGGTATGAAACTTCAGGAGAACACGGCTTCTCAGGTTGATGGAGAGTATGCCCTTCCAGTGACAAAGGTTGAGAAAGGTACATCTTATTGGAAAGACAGCTCATCGATTTACAATGTTACAGTCACGATTCCCGATGACATCCCTAAAAAACTTTACGATTTAAATATTTCTTATTCGGCCGACGGCGCTCCAGTGAGTGATGAAGAACCGAATTCAGTAAAAGTTGTGAATGAATTTAAAAAGGATTTTCGTTTTATTCACTTAACGGATATCCATGTCGGTTCTCCCCGTAATCTAGCTAAGCCGGAAGATGCTGCGGAGGCTGGATTTTGGACTCCTGATGAGTCCAAAAGGTGGCTGTACCTGCAAAAGACCATTCGGGAGGTCAATCTGCTCAAGCCCGATTTCGTCGTACTAACCGGAGATTTAATGTTTGGGCAGATGAATCCTAAAGAATATATTTATGAGTATAAAGAAACGTACCGCATGCTGAAAAAATTTAATGTACCAGTCTATGTTGTACCAGGCAACCATGACTATTATGCACAGGACGCTACATTAACCGATGGCGCAAAATATTGGGAACAATACTTTGGACCGCAGTATTTCTCCTTTGATTATGGCCCTTATGCCCATATGATCGGATATAACTCGTTTGACTGGGATAAGTTTGACCGGCAAGGACATGGTTCCGTATCTGTTCCAACATGGGGCGGACAAGTGAGGCAGCAGCAGGTGGACTGGATTAAAAACGACCTTGCAAAAAATGCTGAAACTGCCGATGCAGAACAAATAAAAGGTCTCTTCTCCCACCACAATCCATTATGGCGGGACCGTGATATCTGGCCTTCGAGCGATTCACAGGTTGCAGATTATTGGAAGAATTACGATGCTAAGCATGACCCGCAAAATCTTACTACATTGCTGCAAGGAGAAGTCCTTGGCCAAAAGTATGATCAGCAGTGGCACGGTGAAGGCGCTCAGCAGATGATTGATTTAATGAAACAGTATCATGTGAATTTATCGCTGCATGGACATACACATATTGACAACATTACGAAAAAGGATGGCATTTTATACTCTACAACCTCTTCCATTGAGCTGACCGGGCAGCCATGGGTAGGTTACCGAATTTTTCAAAAGAATCCTGCTAGCCCTGATTTTAGTTCCTATATCTACGAAGGAACAGAGCGTTCTACGCCTGTCTATCAAAATGGGAATACAGCAGCGGGCACGGTTTCTTTTGAGGCCAATTACACCCAGCCAAATGACGGAACCCAAGGAAAACAGACCGTTACAGCTGTAAATCGTTTGAACAAAGAAGTAACATTGAACATTCCTTTATATATGAAACCTGGCATCTACAGCTCCACAGAAGGTGAAATCACTGAAAGTAAAGCATATGGACTGAAGCAATGGATGGAAGTAAAAGTTACCGTCCCTGCGAACTCCAGCAAGGACGTCACCATCCAGGCAAAATAA